One Synechococcus sp. JA-2-3B'a(2-13) genomic window carries:
- a CDS encoding PAS domain S-box protein: protein MSASWDLVNLLTLLNRNTLPGWLWLLLWGSSLAVVMYWQKRWLQRDQVGFPDVIMLARADTTVVECNEACQKILGDWRGRRWIDVLPAEEQEQAQQKIAQLTPQQPTFTRISRVADAAGQVRWFEWINQGIFDRRGRLQFIRGVGRDITEKKQLEENLRLREAQLRTLLDALPLAVWARDPQGVLILQNATDRAWFGDLLGTSLEEVAREYPHWPEYTSQVLSDVERQGFCQFEGKEMIQGQERYTYRLAVKLQDQSKGLGLLGIVLDITEQKRLQRELTDQQERFRAFINNSHDILHRVDAQGRLYCLNPPVAEKILGLTPQPGEPQPLELVHPEDREAIASACEQLLSQPGQTLCFVYRMQHADGHWVWLESLCTNLLDDPLVQGMVASTRDITQQKQVELALRESEARFREIAEAVPVTFFLQSADFSRALYKSPRCEQIFGYTPEELYRQPDLWKERIHPEDLPRVMETLSLATQGKMSVTYRIFHPDGRLRWLRTSCYPVLNEQQEVVHIAGITEDITEQKEAELALQESEARLRAILDGIPFSIFLKDLEGRYLHVNKTYLKQRGCKAEELFGKLDSELFASEEALEFRDQDQKVLQSPHPVSYERTFFRDGKRLTQWVTKFALRDQQGDPYAVCGVVVDITPLKEAQEVLRQEAERERLLGALLRRIRQALDLQTLLETTVAEVREFLQVDRVMIYQLQEGVGGFVAAESVADPWPSHLGRYVWDECFQRDPCYRKYQEGFVQAVGDVAIADLDPCYRELLESFQAQANLVIPIRRGEDLWGLLVAQHCQSSRPWQGWEIRLLQELSDQLAIALQQAQLYEQLQALNQTLEEKVRQRTSELQRSLQFEALLKRITDRVRDSLDEAEILNTALRELGENLNADGCDIGLYNADLTLSAISYEYCPRLGSALHTCIPFAQYPDLYAQLLRGEPCIFCLLPDHCLLPDAPRQGSVLVCPLRDGEQVLGDLWVFRSSEESFDEQEMNLVAQVANQCAIGLRQARLFRAAQEQVQALERLNRLKDDFISTVSHELRTPLASMKMALKMLQMAPTGEKRAQYLAIAERECQREIELINDLLDLQRLKAGAYALNLQTLTWEALLGDLLLAIGERARTKGQTFQANVPLESSITTDPLLLGRILRELLHNAVKYTPGQGSIRLEVRVEANRTRIQVRNSQEIPAEELTRIFDRFYRIPSHDPWKEGGTGLGLALVKQMVDQLRGSIEVNSSAGWTTFTLHLPELPQF, encoded by the coding sequence ATGAGCGCCTCCTGGGATCTGGTCAACCTGCTTACCTTACTCAACCGGAACACTCTGCCCGGATGGCTTTGGCTGCTCCTTTGGGGATCCTCACTGGCCGTGGTGATGTACTGGCAAAAGCGCTGGCTGCAGCGGGATCAGGTGGGTTTTCCCGATGTCATCATGCTGGCGCGTGCAGATACGACGGTGGTGGAATGTAACGAAGCTTGCCAGAAAATCTTGGGGGATTGGCGGGGCAGGCGCTGGATCGACGTGCTGCCGGCAGAAGAGCAAGAGCAGGCGCAGCAAAAGATAGCCCAGCTCACCCCTCAGCAGCCCACCTTTACCCGGATTAGCAGAGTGGCGGATGCAGCGGGGCAGGTGCGGTGGTTCGAGTGGATCAACCAAGGCATTTTTGACCGGCGGGGCCGCTTGCAGTTCATTCGCGGCGTGGGCCGAGACATTACCGAGAAGAAACAGTTGGAAGAAAACCTGCGGCTGCGGGAGGCCCAACTGCGCACCTTGTTGGATGCCCTGCCATTGGCGGTGTGGGCCAGGGATCCCCAGGGAGTGCTGATTTTGCAAAATGCCACTGACCGCGCCTGGTTTGGCGATCTGCTGGGTACTTCTCTGGAGGAGGTGGCTCGAGAATATCCCCACTGGCCGGAGTACACCTCTCAAGTTCTATCCGACGTAGAGCGGCAAGGGTTTTGCCAATTCGAAGGTAAGGAAATGATTCAAGGTCAGGAGCGCTATACTTATCGCCTGGCCGTAAAGCTTCAGGATCAGTCTAAAGGTTTGGGACTTCTCGGCATTGTCCTAGATATCACCGAACAAAAGCGCCTGCAACGAGAGCTAACAGATCAACAAGAACGCTTTCGCGCCTTTATCAACAACAGCCACGACATCTTGCACCGGGTTGATGCCCAGGGCCGGCTGTATTGCCTTAATCCCCCGGTGGCGGAGAAGATTCTAGGTCTTACCCCCCAGCCAGGAGAGCCTCAACCCCTGGAGCTGGTTCATCCCGAAGACCGCGAGGCCATCGCGTCTGCCTGCGAGCAACTCCTGTCCCAGCCCGGCCAGACTCTCTGCTTTGTCTATCGGATGCAACATGCCGACGGCCATTGGGTGTGGCTGGAGAGCCTCTGCACCAATCTCTTGGATGATCCTTTGGTTCAGGGGATGGTTGCCAGTACCCGCGATATCACCCAACAAAAGCAGGTGGAACTGGCTTTGCGAGAGAGCGAAGCCCGCTTCCGGGAAATTGCAGAGGCTGTACCGGTGACTTTCTTCCTACAGTCGGCAGACTTTAGCCGCGCTCTTTACAAAAGTCCTCGTTGTGAACAGATTTTCGGATATACACCAGAGGAGCTTTATCGCCAGCCGGATCTGTGGAAGGAAAGGATCCACCCAGAGGACCTGCCAAGAGTGATGGAAACCCTGTCTCTTGCCACCCAAGGCAAAATGTCAGTTACCTATCGGATTTTCCACCCAGATGGCAGGCTGCGCTGGTTGCGTACCTCTTGTTACCCTGTCTTGAACGAGCAGCAGGAAGTCGTTCACATCGCAGGCATTACCGAAGATATTACGGAGCAGAAAGAAGCAGAGCTGGCTCTACAAGAAAGTGAAGCTCGGCTTAGGGCTATTCTGGATGGGATCCCTTTTTCTATCTTTCTCAAAGATCTGGAAGGGCGCTATCTTCATGTAAACAAGACTTATCTAAAACAGAGAGGCTGCAAGGCAGAAGAGCTCTTTGGAAAGTTGGATAGTGAGCTGTTCGCATCAGAAGAGGCTCTAGAATTTCGAGATCAGGATCAAAAAGTCCTGCAATCTCCGCATCCTGTCAGCTACGAGCGAACCTTTTTCCGCGATGGCAAGAGATTGACCCAGTGGGTCACCAAGTTTGCCCTGCGGGATCAGCAAGGGGATCCCTATGCCGTTTGCGGTGTTGTTGTGGACATCACCCCCCTCAAAGAAGCTCAAGAAGTGCTTCGGCAAGAGGCAGAGCGGGAGCGACTGTTGGGGGCCTTATTGCGGCGGATCCGCCAAGCTTTGGACTTGCAAACCCTCTTGGAAACAACGGTTGCGGAAGTGCGAGAGTTTCTCCAGGTAGATCGGGTGATGATCTATCAGTTGCAGGAAGGTGTAGGGGGGTTTGTAGCTGCTGAGTCGGTGGCGGATCCCTGGCCCAGCCACTTGGGCCGCTACGTGTGGGATGAGTGTTTCCAAAGGGATCCGTGCTATCGCAAGTACCAAGAGGGCTTTGTCCAGGCAGTGGGGGATGTAGCAATAGCCGATTTGGATCCTTGCTATCGGGAGTTGCTGGAGTCTTTCCAAGCCCAAGCCAACTTGGTGATCCCGATTCGGCGGGGAGAGGATCTCTGGGGCCTTCTGGTGGCACAGCACTGCCAATCCAGCCGCCCTTGGCAGGGGTGGGAAATCCGGCTTTTACAAGAGCTGAGCGATCAATTAGCCATCGCGTTGCAACAGGCCCAGTTATATGAACAACTGCAAGCCCTCAATCAAACCTTGGAAGAAAAGGTTCGGCAACGCACCTCTGAGTTGCAGCGATCCCTGCAATTTGAGGCCCTGCTGAAACGCATCACTGACCGGGTGCGCGACTCTCTGGATGAAGCTGAAATTCTCAACACCGCTCTGCGCGAGCTGGGAGAAAACCTAAATGCAGATGGCTGCGATATTGGCCTTTACAACGCCGATCTCACCCTTTCCGCCATCAGCTACGAGTATTGTCCTCGCTTGGGGTCGGCCTTGCATACTTGTATTCCCTTTGCCCAATATCCAGATCTCTACGCCCAGTTGTTGCGAGGAGAGCCCTGCATATTTTGTTTACTTCCTGACCATTGTTTACTTCCTGACGCCCCCCGCCAAGGATCAGTCTTGGTCTGCCCTCTGCGGGATGGGGAGCAAGTCTTGGGGGATCTGTGGGTTTTTCGCAGCAGCGAGGAAAGTTTTGATGAGCAGGAAATGAATCTCGTAGCTCAAGTGGCCAATCAATGTGCTATCGGCCTAAGGCAGGCGCGCCTATTCCGAGCTGCCCAAGAGCAGGTGCAAGCCCTAGAGCGCCTCAACCGCTTGAAAGACGATTTCATCAGCACTGTCAGCCACGAGCTGCGCACTCCTCTAGCCAGCATGAAAATGGCCCTGAAAATGTTGCAGATGGCTCCCACTGGGGAGAAACGAGCTCAATACTTAGCCATTGCAGAGCGAGAATGCCAGCGGGAGATCGAGCTGATCAATGACCTGTTGGATTTGCAGCGGCTAAAGGCAGGAGCCTATGCTTTGAATCTGCAAACGCTGACCTGGGAAGCCTTGTTGGGGGATTTGCTGTTGGCTATTGGCGAACGCGCCCGTACTAAGGGGCAAACCTTTCAAGCCAACGTGCCTCTGGAGAGCAGCATCACCACAGATCCTCTCCTTTTGGGGCGTATCCTGCGGGAGCTGCTACACAACGCGGTGAAATACACCCCCGGCCAGGGATCCATCCGCCTAGAAGTCAGGGTTGAGGCCAACCGAACTCGCATCCAAGTCAGGAATAGCCAAGAGATCCCGGCTGAGGAACTCACCCGCATTTTCGATCGTTTTTACCGGATCCCCAGCCATGATCCTTGGAAAGAAGGGGGCACCGGTCTGGGCTTGGCTTTGGTGAAACAAATGGTGGATCAACTGAGGGGATCCATTGAGGTCAACAGCTCTGCCGGTTGGACGACTTTTACGCTACATCTACCCGAATTGCCGCAATTTTAA